In Streptomyces chartreusis, the following proteins share a genomic window:
- a CDS encoding TetR/AcrR family transcriptional regulator, whose translation MRADARRNAEKLRTAAVELFRERGLQAPLKEIARRAGVSHGTLYNLYGTREALIDEVVTDLAADRLDEVSRRALAMDDAWDGFAYYIETLCELQITDPAISDVVTGRYPNAERLMAVCGRAHDAATRIIERAQRAGSLRPDFTGEDLVFVFATNSVLSRAVRDTAPDVWRRGVAFTLDGLRTEAAHPLPTAPLTPQQVYEVMGNIAGE comes from the coding sequence ATGCGGGCCGATGCGCGACGCAATGCGGAGAAGCTGCGGACAGCGGCTGTCGAGCTGTTCCGTGAGCGCGGCCTCCAGGCCCCGCTGAAGGAGATCGCCCGCCGCGCCGGGGTGAGCCACGGCACCCTCTACAACCTCTACGGCACCCGCGAGGCGCTCATCGACGAGGTCGTCACCGACCTCGCGGCGGACCGGCTCGACGAGGTCAGCCGACGGGCACTGGCGATGGACGACGCCTGGGACGGGTTCGCGTACTACATCGAAACCCTCTGCGAACTGCAGATCACCGACCCCGCCATCAGCGACGTCGTCACCGGGCGCTACCCGAACGCCGAACGCCTGATGGCCGTCTGCGGGCGAGCGCACGACGCCGCCACGCGCATCATCGAGCGGGCCCAGCGGGCCGGGTCCCTGCGGCCCGACTTCACCGGCGAGGACCTGGTGTTCGTCTTCGCCACCAACTCCGTGCTGTCCAGGGCCGTCAGGGACACCGCGCCCGACGTCTGGCGCCGGGGCGTCGCCTTCACCCTCGACGGCCTGCGCACCGAGGCCGCCCACCCACTGCCGACCGCCCCCCTGACCCCGCAGCAGGTCTACGAGGTGATGGGGAACATCGCCGGCGAGTGA